One genomic region from Pyrobaculum islandicum DSM 4184 encodes:
- a CDS encoding valine--tRNA ligase, with translation MAHKLPTRWDIRWEEELLKTWENEGRFKTKISGSKPIFVIDTPPPYLSSNRPHIGQTASYAHFDMIARFLRMRGFDVVFPFYLDRNGLPIEVQVEKKYNIVAHEIPREKFLQLCKEELDRYEKEFVTALRRWGLSFDYWPQGTDSPEYRRMTQKTFIELWHRGLIYEAERPTPWCPRCRTALAEPEIEYKEEETYLNYIKFKVQETGEDIVIATTRPELLPATVAVIFHPEDERYKKLEGKHAIVPPEGQVVPILPHRAANPKFGTGLVMISTFGDTRDLMIVNELKLPTRIIIDEAGRIKTGRYAGLTVREARAKIIEDLKAEGLLVRQERLSHNVPVCWRCKTPLEIIVTRELFVKQVEFKDKLVELAHRMEFYPPEYRQVLIDWIRSLELDWPVSRRRYYATEVPIWWCVKPNGDRVPLVPKGGEYYVPWRDEPPPEVKEACKDGRLEGDTRVLDTWFDSSISWMYASGVTKDFNVFPRVYPHSILRPQGYDIIRTWLYYALLRAYLLFGDVPFRYVRINGMGLDEKGEAMHKSKGNVIDLLLPVEKYGADPVRFWAAAAGRLGSDYRYNENMIREGKEFVTKVWNISRFVLSFPEPQSKPALTPVDKAVLARLYGVAKRAISAYNKFDVYEPAHTLYNFIWHEFADHYIELVKSRAYNRDGSYTRDEQNAAVWTLYTVLKYSLKLLAPIMPFVTDKIWREAFGRSIHDERLEDPPEEWKEGDEKLFELIKKINSAVWRYKNRRGMSLADPLDAVLYVPDAALQAAKDLKHMHKVREVKAGRGVEQIDDEGLVWLG, from the coding sequence GTGGCACATAAATTACCTACTAGATGGGATATAAGGTGGGAAGAAGAGTTGCTTAAAACTTGGGAGAACGAAGGCAGATTTAAGACAAAAATCTCAGGCTCTAAGCCGATATTTGTAATAGATACGCCACCCCCTTATCTCTCTAGCAATAGGCCACACATCGGTCAAACCGCGTCTTATGCACATTTCGACATGATAGCTCGATTTTTAAGAATGCGTGGCTTTGATGTTGTATTCCCCTTCTACCTAGACCGGAACGGACTTCCAATAGAGGTGCAGGTGGAAAAGAAATACAACATCGTAGCACACGAGATACCCCGAGAAAAATTCTTACAACTATGTAAAGAGGAGCTAGACAGATACGAGAAAGAGTTTGTAACAGCTCTAAGGAGGTGGGGTCTCTCCTTCGACTACTGGCCTCAGGGTACGGACAGCCCAGAGTATAGGCGGATGACGCAGAAGACATTCATAGAACTTTGGCACAGAGGTCTAATATACGAGGCCGAGAGACCCACGCCTTGGTGTCCTCGTTGTCGTACGGCGCTTGCAGAGCCAGAGATCGAGTATAAGGAGGAGGAGACATACCTCAACTACATAAAGTTTAAAGTCCAGGAGACAGGCGAAGACATAGTCATAGCCACGACGAGACCTGAGCTTCTGCCAGCCACAGTTGCCGTTATATTCCACCCGGAGGACGAGCGGTACAAAAAACTAGAGGGGAAACACGCGATTGTGCCGCCCGAGGGCCAGGTGGTGCCCATACTCCCACACAGAGCCGCTAACCCCAAGTTCGGCACAGGTCTCGTTATGATATCCACCTTCGGAGACACGAGAGACCTCATGATCGTTAACGAGCTTAAACTACCAACTAGGATCATAATAGACGAGGCGGGGCGTATCAAGACCGGCAGATACGCTGGTCTCACAGTTAGGGAGGCCAGGGCTAAGATCATCGAAGACCTCAAGGCGGAGGGTCTGTTAGTAAGGCAGGAAAGGCTGTCTCACAACGTGCCCGTCTGCTGGCGCTGTAAAACCCCCTTAGAGATCATAGTCACTAGGGAGCTCTTTGTAAAACAGGTAGAGTTTAAAGACAAGCTTGTGGAGTTAGCACATAGGATGGAGTTCTACCCGCCCGAGTACCGCCAGGTCCTCATAGACTGGATAAGGTCGCTGGAGTTGGACTGGCCCGTGTCCAGGCGCCGCTACTACGCCACAGAGGTCCCCATATGGTGGTGCGTTAAGCCTAACGGCGACCGCGTCCCGCTTGTGCCAAAGGGAGGCGAGTACTACGTGCCGTGGAGAGATGAGCCGCCTCCCGAGGTTAAGGAGGCATGTAAAGACGGGAGACTAGAGGGCGACACGAGGGTGTTAGACACTTGGTTCGACTCATCAATCTCCTGGATGTACGCCTCGGGGGTGACCAAGGACTTCAACGTTTTCCCGAGGGTGTACCCCCACTCCATATTGAGACCCCAAGGCTACGACATAATTAGGACGTGGCTGTACTACGCCCTTCTAAGGGCCTATCTGCTGTTTGGAGATGTGCCCTTCCGATATGTGAGGATTAACGGCATGGGGCTAGACGAGAAGGGCGAGGCAATGCATAAGTCAAAGGGCAACGTCATAGACCTGTTGTTGCCCGTTGAGAAATACGGCGCCGACCCCGTGAGGTTCTGGGCTGCCGCAGCGGGGAGGCTGGGGAGCGACTACCGCTACAACGAGAACATGATTAGAGAGGGAAAGGAGTTTGTGACCAAGGTCTGGAACATATCACGGTTCGTCCTCTCCTTCCCAGAGCCTCAGTCTAAGCCGGCGTTGACACCAGTGGACAAGGCGGTGCTGGCCCGGCTATACGGAGTTGCCAAAAGGGCGATCTCCGCGTACAACAAATTCGACGTTTACGAGCCGGCCCACACCCTCTACAACTTCATATGGCACGAGTTCGCCGACCACTACATAGAGCTGGTTAAGTCGCGCGCCTACAACCGCGACGGCTCTTACACAAGGGATGAGCAAAACGCCGCAGTGTGGACCCTATATACGGTGCTGAAGTACAGTCTGAAGCTACTGGCGCCAATCATGCCATTTGTCACAGACAAGATCTGGCGTGAGGCCTTCGGGAGATCTATACACGACGAGAGGCTGGAGGACCCGCCGGAGGAGTGGAAAGAGGGTGACGAAAAGTTGTTTGAGCTCATCAAGAAGATAAACAGCGCGGTGTGGCGCTATAAGAACAGGAGAGGCATGAGTCTCGCGGATCCGCTTGACGCGGTGCTCTACGTGCCAGACGCCGCGCTACAGGCCGCCAAGGATCTGAAACACATGCACAAGGTGAGGGAGGTGAAGGCGGGCCGCGGAGTTGAGCAGATAGACGACGAGGGCCTCGTCTGGCTAGGCTAG
- a CDS encoding DEAD/DEAH box helicase gives MSFLEQILSDSGREVVYIKTDEAEVVEKCCSVHQVLMPVVAKVFEAVGISHLYRYQYDAIQSIRSNRDTVIVAGTGMGKTEAFLAPLFETSLESLGGPVALVLYPTKALARDQFARFRKFADKLGVRVMVYDGDTPQRERRILYEMPPHIIISNPDMVSLALMHVAKFRELVKRLKYVVLDDFHVYSGVFGSHMYYLLRRLKRFTRPVFIATSATVGNPAEFAQALFDSNKINVVWGPLGRRGRLIQVLVRPKFRSKWAEAARLSSLCIENGLKCIVFTDSHRYSEIIYRALKMGGYGDKVAVHRAGLEPEERKNVEEAFKRGDVNVVISTPTLELGIDIGDIDAAILASIPPSYNRYLQRIGRVGRRGQTGYVVQILGNDPISQYYRNYPHEFFSRSLEPLGFEKENEDIASLHLLAAATDMPLKMGELTPFEQELAENLLKRGRLKRVGNFLRITKEGREMLSSLSLRGSPHVVKIKTVDGSVIGERELPLALYELHPEAIYMHGGRTYVSELLDLTRRIAVVKPVDAEDLVTQALEDMEPEIIEVYEEGITEGVPYQFGRLRIKITVYGYALKRFTTEETLGEYNIEPLSYEFETKGVVFYMPYIRFSTNDTIDWEARTKGYHATEHVLISATEIAIGASKTDLGGISYPDGVIVIYDSHIGGNGTARLLLKNFRRVAEIALKIVKGCDCVDGCPKCVYSPYCGNNNKMLSRRNAIKVLEAVLNKSGTPAVREIPKAGALA, from the coding sequence GTGAGTTTTCTCGAACAAATATTAAGCGACTCTGGTAGAGAGGTTGTTTATATAAAGACAGATGAAGCTGAGGTCGTTGAAAAGTGTTGTAGTGTACACCAAGTGCTTATGCCAGTTGTTGCAAAAGTCTTTGAAGCTGTTGGAATTTCCCATCTATATAGGTATCAATATGACGCTATTCAAAGCATTAGGAGTAATAGAGATACCGTAATTGTTGCTGGAACAGGTATGGGTAAGACCGAGGCTTTTTTAGCTCCGCTTTTTGAGACGTCTCTAGAGTCGCTAGGAGGACCGGTGGCGCTTGTGCTATATCCCACTAAGGCGTTGGCTCGGGATCAGTTTGCCAGATTTAGAAAATTTGCAGACAAGCTTGGAGTAAGAGTCATGGTGTATGACGGTGACACTCCGCAAAGAGAGAGACGAATTCTATATGAAATGCCGCCGCATATAATAATTAGCAATCCCGACATGGTCAGCCTTGCCCTTATGCACGTGGCAAAATTTAGAGAGCTTGTAAAACGATTGAAATACGTTGTCTTAGATGATTTCCACGTCTATAGCGGCGTTTTTGGCTCGCATATGTATTACCTCCTGAGACGGCTTAAGCGATTTACAAGACCTGTTTTTATTGCGACGAGCGCCACTGTAGGAAACCCGGCGGAATTTGCCCAAGCCCTCTTTGATAGTAATAAAATAAACGTCGTTTGGGGACCGTTGGGCAGGAGGGGACGGTTAATACAAGTACTTGTAAGGCCGAAGTTTAGATCTAAGTGGGCTGAGGCTGCTCGCCTTTCTTCCCTATGTATAGAAAACGGGCTTAAGTGTATTGTCTTTACAGATAGCCATAGATATAGCGAGATTATATACAGAGCTTTAAAGATGGGGGGCTATGGAGATAAAGTAGCAGTTCATAGAGCAGGTCTCGAGCCCGAGGAGAGAAAAAATGTAGAGGAGGCGTTTAAGAGAGGCGATGTAAATGTAGTTATTTCAACGCCGACGTTAGAACTAGGTATAGATATAGGCGATATAGACGCGGCAATATTAGCATCAATACCGCCTTCTTACAATAGATATCTTCAGCGCATTGGCAGAGTGGGAAGACGGGGTCAAACTGGCTATGTGGTGCAAATATTGGGGAACGACCCTATTTCTCAATACTATCGTAACTACCCACACGAATTTTTTTCGAGATCGCTTGAACCGCTTGGATTTGAAAAAGAGAATGAAGACATAGCGTCGCTCCATTTATTAGCTGCTGCAACAGACATGCCGTTGAAAATGGGGGAACTCACACCATTTGAACAGGAGCTGGCGGAAAACCTACTAAAAAGAGGTCGACTCAAAAGGGTGGGTAATTTTTTGAGAATCACAAAAGAGGGACGGGAGATGCTTTCATCCCTTAGTCTTAGAGGGTCGCCTCATGTGGTTAAGATAAAGACGGTAGATGGAAGCGTAATAGGCGAGAGGGAGCTCCCATTAGCGCTTTATGAGTTACATCCAGAGGCTATATATATGCATGGGGGAAGGACATATGTATCCGAGTTGCTTGATTTGACACGTCGCATTGCTGTAGTTAAGCCTGTAGATGCAGAAGACTTAGTGACTCAGGCATTGGAAGATATGGAGCCGGAAATTATAGAGGTATATGAAGAGGGGATAACGGAGGGCGTGCCTTATCAATTTGGTCGTCTAAGAATAAAGATAACGGTATATGGGTATGCTCTCAAACGTTTTACCACAGAGGAGACTCTTGGAGAGTATAACATAGAGCCGCTCTCCTATGAGTTTGAGACAAAGGGTGTCGTTTTTTATATGCCGTATATACGCTTTAGTACAAATGACACAATTGACTGGGAGGCAAGAACTAAGGGTTATCACGCCACAGAACATGTGTTAATATCTGCGACGGAGATCGCAATAGGCGCCTCTAAGACCGACCTGGGCGGCATTAGTTATCCAGATGGCGTAATTGTAATATACGATTCGCATATAGGCGGCAATGGCACTGCACGTCTCCTATTGAAAAACTTCAGAAGAGTAGCCGAGATAGCGCTCAAGATAGTAAAGGGTTGCGACTGTGTAGACGGTTGCCCTAAATGTGTCTATTCGCCATATTGTGGAAACAACAATAAGATGTTGTCACGGAGAAACGCCATCAAGGTTCTAGAAGCGGTGCTTAACAAGTCGGGGACGCCCGCGGTGAGGGAGATCCCAAAGGCGGGGGCCCTAGCCTAG
- a CDS encoding MFS transporter — MRINFATLLFFIANGIVVVAIPPYLRDLGVISESTIGTIISTAFFVSVIVRPLSGFIGDKVGYVKVMRIGVVFAVMSQIMYLLSNPLWVQIGRVFHGFAIGTFLPMSIAISVTEGAKAMATRSLAVGIGNVVGPLIGSILYDLGGGRLSITVALLLHTINWFFINGAVSTEARGKGGDILMPETRVFFFTALLTIYATVYMGISTFTPLRLKDEGLPITYWGLFSSIAAISSLIPRAFLLRMGFVNYITAGLASAITMAGLALVAVAWDLPLFSVAGAIYGLGQGAVVVTYQILALAGSRNAGLASAVYTMGWDLGSIIGPIFAGVLVEHFGYGVLYYVPLLLLANMGTLFIYALHKRKM; from the coding sequence TTGAGAATAAACTTCGCAACTCTCCTTTTTTTCATAGCTAACGGTATAGTTGTAGTTGCTATTCCACCCTATTTACGCGACTTAGGAGTGATCAGCGAATCTACGATAGGCACAATAATATCTACGGCGTTTTTCGTCTCCGTTATAGTAAGGCCGTTAAGCGGCTTTATAGGAGATAAAGTGGGTTATGTAAAAGTGATGAGGATAGGCGTTGTCTTTGCTGTTATGTCGCAAATTATGTATCTACTTAGCAACCCGCTATGGGTTCAAATTGGCAGAGTTTTTCATGGTTTTGCAATAGGAACTTTTCTTCCGATGTCTATAGCTATTTCAGTCACAGAGGGAGCCAAAGCCATGGCAACACGCTCTTTAGCTGTTGGTATCGGAAACGTAGTAGGCCCCCTTATAGGTTCCATATTATACGACCTTGGCGGGGGCCGTCTATCCATCACGGTGGCATTACTCTTACATACAATCAATTGGTTTTTTATAAATGGGGCCGTATCTACAGAAGCTCGGGGTAAGGGAGGGGACATACTTATGCCTGAGACACGTGTATTTTTCTTCACGGCGTTGTTAACAATTTATGCAACTGTCTATATGGGCATTTCTACTTTTACGCCACTTCGTTTAAAAGACGAGGGGTTGCCAATAACCTACTGGGGTCTTTTTTCTTCAATTGCAGCAATTTCTAGCCTAATACCTCGGGCTTTTTTACTTAGGATGGGGTTTGTTAATTATATTACTGCCGGACTTGCATCTGCTATAACAATGGCTGGTTTAGCGCTTGTAGCTGTGGCATGGGATCTACCTCTTTTTTCAGTGGCCGGGGCGATATACGGCCTGGGGCAAGGCGCCGTTGTTGTTACATATCAAATATTGGCTCTTGCTGGTAGTAGAAACGCAGGTCTTGCTAGTGCTGTTTATACCATGGGTTGGGATTTGGGGTCGATCATTGGGCCAATTTTTGCAGGCGTGCTAGTAGAACATTTTGGCTATGGCGTTTTATACTATGTGCCACTACTTCTTTTAGCAAACATGGGGACTCTGTTTATATATGCATTACATAAGCGGAAAATGTGA
- a CDS encoding adenosine-specific kinase, producing the protein MSVKFDVIDVPIPQGANVIIGQAHFIKTVEDLYEVLVTSVPGAKFAIAFCEASGKRLIRHEANDEELRNLAIEVCKKIAAGHVFVIYLRNAWPINVLNAIKNVQEVVRIFAATANPLKVIVAEVEPERRGVVGVVDGHSPLGVETEKDREERKKFLRDVVKYKL; encoded by the coding sequence ATGTCTGTCAAATTCGATGTTATTGACGTGCCTATTCCCCAGGGGGCTAATGTTATTATCGGCCAGGCCCACTTCATAAAAACGGTAGAGGACCTCTACGAAGTACTTGTAACGTCAGTACCTGGAGCTAAATTTGCCATAGCTTTTTGCGAGGCCTCTGGTAAGAGGCTTATTAGACATGAGGCAAACGACGAGGAACTCAGAAACTTAGCGATTGAAGTGTGTAAAAAAATAGCCGCTGGGCACGTCTTTGTTATATATTTACGCAACGCTTGGCCCATTAACGTCCTAAATGCTATAAAAAATGTGCAAGAGGTAGTACGGATCTTTGCCGCCACCGCGAACCCGCTAAAAGTGATAGTCGCAGAGGTAGAGCCAGAGAGACGCGGCGTAGTTGGAGTTGTTGATGGCCACTCGCCGCTTGGCGTAGAGACGGAGAAAGATAGGGAGGAAAGGAAAAAATTCCTAAGAGACGTAGTTAAGTATAAGCTTTGA
- a CDS encoding Fur family transcriptional regulator, whose product MEISQMTQALKERGYRITPQRLEVINIVMEKLAKKEHPTFNDILNEVKQKMPSISASTVYSVLKLLEDGGYIVSFEHNGRTYYDSTTPHINVVCTNVNKVIDLDNREIIEMLKKQGIFPTSIVVKAICAEK is encoded by the coding sequence ATGGAAATCTCACAAATGACACAAGCCCTCAAAGAGAGGGGCTATCGCATAACGCCACAGAGACTTGAGGTTATAAACATAGTAATGGAGAAATTAGCCAAGAAAGAACACCCGACATTTAACGATATCCTAAATGAAGTAAAGCAAAAGATGCCATCTATAAGCGCCAGCACAGTCTACTCCGTCCTTAAGCTGTTAGAAGACGGGGGCTACATTGTCTCTTTTGAACACAACGGGCGTACATACTATGACAGCACAACTCCACATATAAACGTCGTATGTACAAACGTAAACAAAGTCATAGATTTAGACAACAGAGAAATCATAGAGATGCTGAAAAAACAGGGAATATTCCCCACCTCAATAGTAGTTAAAGCTATTTGCGCCGAAAAGTAA
- a CDS encoding NAD(P)/FAD-dependent oxidoreductase, which translates to MYDYVIVGAGVIGMSIAYHLKRLSPRSKVLVVDQYAGVGMGDTAKSAAAFRTIFTSQINRVLSKTSIDFYRDIQKSGVDLNMRFVGYLFLVPKENAETMRAIAQELGKIGVTVDLFERLNMPLRFKVTDDEEAREMGLPDIALGLLVKEAGIIDPEKLVRYYYEAYTKEGGEVLFNVKVESVSFRPKKPLNIPGEPFTWQDVKVAGLETSAGYLEARNVIFATGAWTEQLMNMAGFGLPLKPRKRQVFVVRADGELDDLLKSGLADREYAPMIILPKGIYVRPEPNEKTFWVGVADRRPFRFEEKPEPEEALWRYGIYPVLTKYIPAFEGRMPQNAWAGHYDENIVDYQPIVDRLAEGLYVAAGTSGSGIMKADAVGRIAAYLAMGYEKAELYGGVIVESNMLRRNRCFEEERLVI; encoded by the coding sequence ATGTACGATTATGTAATTGTCGGCGCCGGTGTTATAGGTATGTCCATCGCATATCACCTTAAACGTCTCTCTCCACGTTCAAAGGTACTAGTAGTAGACCAATATGCGGGAGTTGGAATGGGCGATACGGCTAAATCCGCCGCGGCTTTTAGAACAATTTTTACATCTCAGATAAATAGGGTATTGTCTAAAACTAGTATAGACTTTTACCGCGATATACAAAAAAGTGGAGTTGACCTTAACATGAGGTTTGTTGGTTACCTATTTCTTGTACCTAAAGAAAATGCCGAAACTATGCGCGCAATCGCACAAGAGCTAGGCAAAATAGGCGTAACAGTCGATCTTTTTGAAAGATTAAACATGCCGCTTAGGTTTAAAGTAACAGATGACGAAGAGGCTAGAGAGATGGGCTTACCAGATATAGCCTTGGGGCTACTAGTTAAAGAAGCCGGAATTATAGATCCCGAAAAGCTCGTACGGTATTATTATGAAGCTTATACCAAAGAGGGGGGCGAAGTCCTATTTAACGTCAAAGTAGAGTCCGTGAGTTTTAGACCAAAGAAACCTCTCAATATCCCTGGCGAACCATTTACGTGGCAAGATGTGAAAGTAGCTGGGCTAGAGACGTCGGCGGGCTATTTAGAGGCTAGAAACGTTATTTTTGCCACAGGTGCTTGGACCGAACAGCTTATGAATATGGCCGGCTTTGGCCTGCCTCTTAAGCCAAGAAAGAGACAAGTCTTTGTAGTTAGAGCTGATGGAGAACTAGACGATTTACTTAAGTCTGGCTTAGCAGATAGGGAGTACGCGCCTATGATAATATTACCTAAGGGTATATATGTGAGGCCAGAGCCAAACGAGAAGACCTTCTGGGTTGGGGTAGCTGACAGAAGGCCCTTCCGTTTTGAAGAAAAACCAGAGCCGGAGGAGGCGTTGTGGCGTTATGGCATTTACCCAGTGTTGACAAAATACATCCCGGCGTTTGAAGGCCGCATGCCACAAAACGCTTGGGCTGGACACTACGATGAAAACATAGTAGACTATCAGCCTATTGTAGATAGACTTGCCGAGGGGCTTTATGTCGCCGCTGGAACATCAGGCTCGGGTATTATGAAAGCAGACGCAGTTGGTAGAATAGCGGCATATCTTGCCATGGGGTATGAGAAAGCGGAGCTCTACGGCGGCGTTATAGTTGAAAGCAATATGTTAAGGCGTAATAGATGTTTTGAGGAGGAGAGGCTAGTAATATGA
- the sucC gene encoding ADP-forming succinate--CoA ligase subunit beta, with protein sequence MKLHEYEAKELFLRYGVKIPPGKLALTPDEVRKIAEEIGTPVVLKAQVVVAGRGKAGGIKIAQTPEEAYELSKKMFGMNIKGLVVRKLYVTKYVEVEREMYLSLIIDRASRRYLFLASPIGGVDIEEIAKTSPEKIKKVYVDPSIGLRDYHIRSIISWLGFKPGSQQWQQTASVIQAMYRIMVDYDAELVETNPLALSKEGEVIPLDARVIVDDNALFKHPDLEKALEEDPRDITEFEAYAKKIGFHYVELDGDIGIIGNGAGLTMATMDLVYHFGGRPANFLDIGGGASREVVKEAVKVLLNHPRVKVIFVNIFGGITRADEVALGIKDALAEVKEHTKKIVVRIKGTNEEQGKAILSEIGIPLFENAEEAAKKAVELAKI encoded by the coding sequence ATGAAACTACATGAATATGAGGCTAAAGAGCTCTTCCTAAGATATGGAGTTAAAATACCCCCTGGCAAATTAGCCCTAACTCCAGATGAGGTACGCAAAATCGCAGAGGAAATAGGCACGCCTGTAGTTTTAAAGGCACAGGTAGTTGTAGCAGGCAGGGGTAAGGCAGGCGGTATAAAGATAGCTCAGACCCCAGAGGAGGCATATGAACTTTCAAAAAAGATGTTTGGCATGAACATAAAGGGGCTTGTAGTGAGGAAGCTTTATGTGACTAAATACGTAGAGGTCGAACGGGAGATGTACCTTTCGCTTATCATCGATAGAGCTTCTCGTAGATATCTATTCCTAGCCTCTCCAATAGGTGGGGTAGACATCGAGGAAATAGCCAAAACAAGCCCAGAAAAGATTAAGAAGGTATATGTGGATCCCTCTATTGGTTTAAGAGACTATCACATTAGGTCTATAATATCATGGCTCGGCTTTAAACCTGGGTCGCAACAGTGGCAACAAACCGCTTCAGTTATACAAGCAATGTATAGAATAATGGTAGATTATGACGCTGAGCTAGTTGAGACGAACCCGCTTGCGTTATCAAAAGAGGGCGAGGTAATACCCCTTGATGCAAGGGTGATAGTTGACGACAACGCTCTCTTTAAACACCCAGATCTTGAGAAGGCGTTGGAAGAGGATCCACGTGATATAACAGAATTTGAGGCGTATGCAAAAAAGATAGGATTTCACTATGTGGAATTAGATGGAGATATTGGAATTATTGGAAACGGCGCTGGTTTGACCATGGCGACAATGGATCTCGTATATCACTTCGGCGGTAGACCTGCGAACTTTCTCGATATAGGCGGTGGCGCAAGTAGAGAAGTTGTTAAGGAGGCCGTCAAAGTATTGCTTAACCATCCCAGGGTCAAAGTTATATTTGTCAACATATTTGGAGGAATAACGCGTGCAGATGAGGTAGCGCTGGGCATAAAAGATGCGCTTGCAGAGGTTAAAGAACATACAAAGAAAATTGTAGTGAGAATAAAGGGCACAAATGAGGAACAGGGCAAGGCAATACTCTCAGAAATTGGAATACCGTTGTTTGAAAACGCAGAGGAGGCGGCAAAAAAAGCTGTAGAATTGGCGAAGATATGA
- the sucD gene encoding succinate--CoA ligase subunit alpha, translating into MTVLVSPKTRVVVQGATGREGSFHLLRMLEYGTKVVAGVTPGKGGTSVHGVPVYDTVEEAVKKQGANASVVFVPARFAADAVLEAVDAGIELITVITEHIPIHDTLRVVNYARARGVTVIGPNCPGIVAPPLKTKLGIMPNSIYQTPGRIAIVSRSGTLTYEISYQLIRAGFGINIAIGVGGDPIVGLDLMEATLKVAEDPEVEGIVVIGEVGGDAEERIAKLYAEGAFNKPIVAYVAGRTAPPGKRMGHAGAIVMMGTGDARSKIEAFRSVGIPVAETPFEVPQLLSKLLKK; encoded by the coding sequence ATGACCGTGTTAGTAAGTCCTAAGACAAGAGTAGTTGTACAAGGCGCCACAGGCCGCGAGGGCTCTTTCCATCTTCTAAGGATGTTAGAATACGGCACAAAAGTCGTCGCGGGAGTTACCCCTGGCAAAGGCGGTACATCAGTACACGGTGTACCTGTGTATGACACAGTAGAGGAAGCTGTAAAAAAACAAGGGGCCAACGCCAGTGTGGTGTTTGTGCCTGCGAGATTTGCTGCAGACGCTGTACTTGAAGCCGTAGACGCAGGCATAGAGCTTATAACTGTTATAACCGAACATATACCAATACACGACACTTTGAGAGTTGTAAATTACGCTAGGGCTAGAGGAGTTACAGTCATAGGGCCCAATTGTCCTGGCATAGTGGCGCCGCCTCTTAAAACGAAACTAGGGATAATGCCAAATAGTATATACCAAACGCCTGGGAGAATTGCTATAGTGAGCAGATCTGGGACTTTAACATACGAAATATCGTATCAACTTATAAGAGCGGGCTTTGGTATAAATATAGCTATAGGTGTAGGCGGAGATCCAATAGTAGGGCTAGACCTTATGGAGGCCACTCTCAAAGTAGCAGAAGATCCAGAAGTAGAGGGCATAGTTGTAATAGGCGAAGTAGGCGGTGACGCTGAAGAAAGAATAGCAAAATTATATGCAGAAGGTGCTTTTAACAAGCCTATTGTAGCATATGTCGCCGGACGTACAGCGCCGCCGGGCAAACGCATGGGACATGCCGGTGCAATAGTGATGATGGGCACAGGCGACGCTAGAAGTAAGATAGAGGCGTTTAGATCAGTTGGTATACCAGTTGCCGAAACTCCCTTCGAAGTTCCGCAACTGCTCTCGAAGTTGCTTAAGAAATAA